In Cicer arietinum cultivar CDC Frontier isolate Library 1 chromosome 7, Cicar.CDCFrontier_v2.0, whole genome shotgun sequence, a single window of DNA contains:
- the LOC101506477 gene encoding replication factor A protein 1-like, producing MVRELETSLVTASPYSLISFPEIRNVDMDYLIDVMGILVGVGQDRVYERNGVTTKFKVIELESDGIRIECALFGSYVDELDAYLQSGYNQNVVVLAQFLKVKMFNGKSQLQNAMNCTKLLFNPEIPESVSFKLKHSHNFDSPTQPLTHKKDTSHLSLEEEFLSLFQRMTIEELKDCQNDMVCVVFGTVKHILGEGDWWYGACVCNKGVVIESKRFFCSKCKKYVWTIVPRYRIKVRVVDDTDSATFVIFDHDGISLTNKSCLNLLHEMDQDPQSDTVPKEIGDLVEKQFLFKIEAKNDVNSNFEKSFRVKKLCGDLDIIKKFKYVAVEKVDAGLDNDIEGGVTNDLNNKFEEEATDDKYQVPNSVHVPIPVEYDSDDCTPLKRGFIEVADDNDGVNSKNVKNVKIEKE from the exons ATGGTCCGAGAATTAGAAACCAGTTTGGTCACAGCCTCTCCGTACTCATTGATTTCATTCCCAGAAATTCGAAATGTTGACATGGATTACTTGATTG atgtcATGGGAATTTTAGTTGGAGTGGGACAAGACAGAGTTTATGAAAGGAACGGTGTCACtacaaaatttaaagttattgaGTTAGAGTCAGATGG taTAAGGATTGAATGTGCACTGTTTGGATCCTATGTTGATGAACTGGATGCATATTTGCAATCCGGTTATAATCAAAATGTTGTTGTACTTGCTCAGTTTCTAAAAGTGAAGATGTTTAATGGTAAAAGCCAACTACAAAATGCAATGAACTGTACTAAGCTTTTATTCAACCCTGAAATTCCTGAGTCAGTTTCTTTCAAACTCAA ACACTCGCATAACTTTGACTCGCCAACTCAACCATTAACTCATAAGAAGGATACTTCTCATTtgagtttagaagaagaatttttAAGTCTTTTCCAACGCATGACTATAGAGGAACTTAAGGATTGTCAAAAT GACATGGTTTGTGTTGTCTTTGGTACAGTTAAACATATTCTTGGTGAAGGGGATTGGTGGTATGGAGCATGTGTATGCAACAAAGGAGTTGTTATTGAATCTAAAAGGTTTTTTTGctcaaaatgtaaaaaatatgtatggACAATTGTGCCCAG GTACCGTATCAAGGTTAGAGTCGTTGATGATACTGATTCTGCTACCTTTGTCATATTTGATCATGACGGAATTTCGCTAACAAACAAATCATGTCTAAATTTGCTTCATGAAATGGATCAA GATCCACAATCTGACACCGTGCCAAAAGAAATTGGAGATTTGGTTGAAAAACAATTCCTATTTAAGATAGAGGCAAAAAATGATGTGaactcaaattttgaaaaatcatttcgAGTCAAAAAACTTTGTGGTGACTtggatattataaaaaaattcaaatatgttGCTGTTGAAAAG GTTGATGCTGGTCTTGATAACGACATAGAAGGTGGTGTAACGAATGATTTGAATAATAAGTTTGAAGAAGAAGCTACTGATGACAAATATCAAGTCCCAAACTCTGTCCATGTACCCATACCAGTTGAATATGATTCTGATGATTGTACCCCTCTTAAAAGGGGATTCATAGAAGTCGCTGATGATAATGATGGAGTCAATTCAAAGAAtgtgaaaaatgtcaaaattgagaAGGAGTGA